The proteins below are encoded in one region of Campylobacter rectus:
- a CDS encoding ABC transporter permease yields MNNLLLIAKLDVAESLRSRWFLIYMLVFMGLIVTFIFSGVTDSRVLGFSGLTRLLLLFIQICIIIVPIFILISTVRSISADRDTNLLEYMLSFPVSLGEYYFGKALGRIFVIFVPLLLSFAIAVIAGLVKKIEIPWNILILYTALLFALSFVFLSFGFLISSVIKNQEMGQGVAFLLWLILLAFLDLALIGFLMKTNVREDIIFFIALINPIEVFRIAAISLFDPNLAVIGVASNFVLNNFSAFGFVIYSIFYPLILGAIMLVGGYFIFSSRDLV; encoded by the coding sequence GTGAATAACCTCCTACTCATCGCCAAACTAGACGTCGCCGAGTCGCTGCGCTCGCGCTGGTTTCTCATCTATATGCTGGTTTTTATGGGGCTTATCGTCACGTTTATCTTTAGCGGCGTGACGGACTCGCGGGTGCTCGGCTTTAGTGGGCTTACGCGGCTTTTGCTGCTTTTTATCCAAATTTGCATCATCATCGTGCCCATTTTCATCCTCATCTCGACCGTGCGCAGTATCAGCGCCGACCGCGATACGAACCTGCTTGAGTATATGCTTAGCTTCCCCGTTAGCCTGGGCGAATACTATTTCGGCAAGGCTTTGGGGCGCATTTTCGTCATTTTCGTGCCGCTTTTGCTCTCTTTTGCGATTGCGGTGATTGCGGGGCTAGTTAAAAAAATAGAAATCCCGTGGAATATCCTAATCCTCTACACCGCCCTACTTTTCGCACTTAGCTTCGTGTTTTTGTCGTTTGGATTTCTCATCTCCTCGGTGATCAAAAACCAAGAAATGGGTCAAGGCGTCGCGTTTTTACTCTGGCTTATCTTGCTAGCGTTTTTGGATCTCGCGCTGATCGGCTTTTTGATGAAAACTAACGTGCGCGAAGATATCATCTTTTTTATCGCGCTCATTAACCCGATCGAGGTCTTTAGGATCGCGGCGATTAGCCTGTTTGATCCGAATTTAGCCGTTATCGGCGTAGCGTCGAATTTCGTGTTAAACAACTTTAGCGCGTTTGGATTTGTTATTTACTCTATTTTTTATCCGCTGATTTTAGGCGCAATTATGCTTGTCGGCGGATATTTTATCTTTAGCAGTAGGGATTTGGTGTAA
- a CDS encoding acyl-[ACP]--phospholipid O-acyltransferase → MKGVFSVRGFLPFLIVMFINAVVDLGHKITIQNILFKSIEDENLQIILTSLVNLLILLPYIMLFSVSGFLNDKFSRTRITRYAAASEILLTLFITISYLCGWFYVAFGTTLLLAVQSAIYSPAKYGLIKKIVGAEKLGAANGIVQAFTIVAILLGSFVFSAIFERYAVASTDAGEMIKSVWFIGAILFVCSVAETIFTFKIPFFEATDAGLKFDAKKYFKLGYLKENTKHIFNNKNAFLCTLGLSVFWAVAQLVIAVFPAHYKVMSADNNVMIVQAILAVSTIGLVAGSALAGSYSKNHIEMGIVPFGALGLFASLLMFAQGSSAAFMTLASFLFGFSGGIFIVPLNANIQFFTSEEQMGRTLAGSNFIQNIFMAAFLLLAMAFSIFAVSTPGIFVITSFSVLICALATIKYLPHLFARLLIMPFFRIGYKVNVDGVENIPQKGGVLLLGNHISWIDWAVLQMASPRPIRFAMHKSFYEIWYLKWLLNLFDVIPIGAGASKSALEKIRECLNEGKVVALFPEGHISYNGQIDEFAHGYEIAANETNSVIVPFYLRGLWGSSFSRAQKYYQKISRKVDGKRAIRVSFGAPLAPETKAPQVREKVVELSFFSWAEYLKTLEPMQFSWLKHAKANLFKRSMVDSTGADLNNLKVITAVLLFLSKFKFSFLKERHVGVILPSSVMGGVINLMLFIRGKISVNLNYTLSEQNLIGCADKAKLKSIITSRQFITKLKARGFELEESLKGRLIYLEDVAQGISKADKICAMLKAILMPRWLLELIYFSDVRIDDEAAILFSSGSEGTPKGIVLTHKNIMANIKQISEIVNTGGNDVILASLPIFHSFGLTAATFFPLSEGIASAHVPDPTDAFAVGKMVAKYHATIMFGTSTFFRLYTKNKKLNPLMFSTIRYAIAGAEKLNAIVKREFKMKFGVEIYEGYGTTETTPVVSVNTANVLEPEFFKELVFSKEGSVGLPTAGTIIRICDPTSLAKLENGQAGLILIGGHQVMKGYYEDEERTREAIVELDGVRYYNSGDIGFLDEAGFLTITDRLSRFAKIGGEMISLGAVEAQISSVLGDEVTFVCTNVADEKKGEQVVMLFSGEISEEDVAARIRASAIPSIMQPSKIYKVDAVPVLGTGKVDFKSSKKLAAELALGEGNLGTAEEA, encoded by the coding sequence ATGAAAGGCGTTTTTTCGGTTAGGGGCTTTTTGCCCTTTTTGATCGTTATGTTTATCAACGCGGTCGTAGATCTGGGTCACAAGATCACGATCCAAAACATACTTTTTAAGAGTATCGAGGATGAAAATTTACAGATCATCCTGACCTCGCTCGTAAATTTACTGATCTTGCTTCCATACATTATGCTTTTTAGCGTTTCGGGCTTTTTAAACGATAAATTTTCGCGAACGCGCATCACGAGATATGCGGCTGCGAGCGAAATTTTACTCACGCTTTTTATCACTATAAGCTACCTTTGCGGCTGGTTTTACGTGGCGTTTGGCACGACGCTGCTGCTAGCGGTGCAAAGCGCGATATATAGCCCCGCCAAATACGGACTAATCAAAAAAATCGTGGGCGCAGAGAAGCTGGGCGCGGCAAACGGTATCGTGCAAGCCTTTACTATCGTGGCGATTTTGCTTGGTTCGTTTGTTTTTTCGGCGATTTTCGAGAGATACGCCGTAGCGAGCACGGATGCCGGAGAGATGATAAAATCGGTCTGGTTTATCGGCGCGATACTTTTCGTTTGCTCGGTAGCCGAGACGATTTTTACGTTTAAAATTCCGTTTTTCGAGGCGACCGACGCCGGGCTTAAATTTGACGCGAAAAAGTACTTTAAACTAGGCTACCTAAAAGAAAACACTAAGCACATCTTTAACAACAAAAACGCCTTTTTGTGTACGCTTGGGCTTTCGGTTTTTTGGGCGGTGGCGCAGCTGGTTATCGCCGTTTTCCCCGCTCACTACAAAGTTATGAGCGCAGATAACAACGTTATGATCGTGCAGGCGATTTTGGCCGTTAGCACCATAGGCCTGGTTGCGGGCTCTGCGCTAGCGGGCAGCTACTCGAAAAATCACATCGAGATGGGCATCGTGCCTTTTGGAGCGCTCGGGCTTTTTGCGTCGCTACTAATGTTTGCGCAGGGCTCTAGCGCGGCGTTTATGACGCTGGCGTCGTTTTTGTTCGGCTTTAGCGGCGGCATTTTCATCGTGCCGCTAAACGCAAATATCCAGTTTTTCACATCCGAAGAGCAGATGGGCCGCACGCTGGCGGGCAGCAACTTCATCCAAAACATCTTTATGGCGGCGTTTTTGCTGCTTGCTATGGCGTTTAGCATATTTGCCGTTAGTACGCCTGGGATCTTCGTCATTACCTCCTTTAGCGTGCTTATCTGCGCGCTGGCGACGATAAAATACCTGCCGCATCTTTTTGCGCGTTTGCTTATCATGCCGTTTTTTAGGATCGGATATAAGGTTAATGTCGACGGCGTCGAAAATATCCCGCAAAAAGGCGGCGTACTGCTGCTTGGCAACCACATCAGCTGGATAGACTGGGCGGTGCTGCAGATGGCCTCTCCGCGTCCGATCAGATTTGCGATGCATAAGAGCTTTTATGAAATTTGGTACCTAAAATGGCTGTTAAATTTATTTGACGTGATCCCGATAGGCGCGGGCGCTAGCAAAAGCGCGCTGGAGAAAATCCGCGAGTGCCTAAACGAGGGCAAGGTCGTGGCGCTGTTTCCGGAAGGGCATATCAGCTATAACGGGCAGATAGACGAGTTTGCGCACGGATACGAGATAGCCGCAAACGAGACAAACTCCGTCATCGTACCGTTTTATCTGCGCGGTCTTTGGGGATCTAGCTTCTCGCGCGCTCAAAAATACTACCAAAAAATCAGCCGTAAAGTAGACGGCAAACGCGCTATCAGGGTGAGTTTCGGTGCGCCTCTAGCTCCTGAGACCAAAGCCCCGCAGGTGCGCGAAAAGGTCGTCGAGCTATCGTTTTTTAGCTGGGCTGAGTATCTAAAAACTCTAGAGCCGATGCAGTTTAGCTGGCTAAAACACGCTAAAGCAAATCTTTTTAAACGCTCGATGGTAGATAGCACGGGCGCTGATCTAAACAACCTAAAAGTCATCACCGCCGTGCTGCTATTTTTATCCAAATTTAAATTCTCGTTTTTAAAAGAGCGACACGTCGGCGTGATACTGCCGTCATCGGTGATGGGTGGCGTCATAAATTTGATGCTATTTATCAGAGGCAAGATAAGCGTAAATCTAAACTACACGCTTAGCGAGCAAAATTTGATCGGCTGCGCGGATAAAGCGAAGCTAAAAAGCATAATCACGTCGCGCCAGTTTATCACCAAGCTAAAGGCTCGCGGCTTTGAGCTCGAAGAATCTCTAAAAGGCAGACTGATCTATCTCGAAGACGTCGCGCAGGGCATAAGTAAAGCAGATAAAATTTGCGCGATGCTAAAAGCGATTTTGATGCCGCGCTGGCTGCTTGAGCTTATTTATTTTAGCGACGTTCGCATCGACGACGAGGCGGCGATACTCTTTAGCAGCGGCAGCGAGGGCACGCCAAAAGGCATCGTGCTAACGCATAAAAATATAATGGCCAATATCAAGCAAATTTCAGAGATCGTAAATACCGGCGGCAACGACGTGATCTTGGCATCGCTACCGATATTTCACTCTTTCGGGCTTACCGCGGCGACCTTTTTTCCACTTAGCGAAGGTATCGCCTCCGCTCACGTGCCCGATCCCACAGACGCCTTTGCCGTGGGCAAGATGGTCGCCAAATACCACGCGACGATAATGTTTGGCACGTCGACGTTTTTTAGGCTCTATACCAAAAACAAAAAGCTAAATCCGCTGATGTTTTCTACGATCCGATACGCGATTGCCGGCGCGGAGAAGCTAAATGCGATCGTTAAGCGCGAGTTTAAGATGAAATTCGGCGTCGAAATTTACGAGGGCTACGGCACGACCGAAACCACGCCCGTTGTTAGCGTAAATACCGCAAACGTGCTAGAGCCCGAGTTTTTTAAAGAGCTCGTTTTCTCAAAAGAGGGCAGCGTGGGCCTACCGACTGCGGGCACGATAATAAGAATCTGCGATCCTACAAGCCTAGCAAAACTAGAAAACGGGCAGGCGGGCCTCATCCTAATCGGCGGCCATCAGGTGATGAAGGGCTACTACGAGGACGAGGAGCGCACGAGGGAGGCGATCGTCGAGCTAGACGGCGTGCGCTACTATAACAGCGGCGACATCGGCTTTTTGGACGAGGCGGGCTTCCTAACGATCACGGATAGACTATCTCGCTTTGCTAAAATCGGCGGCGAGATGATAAGCCTGGGCGCGGTCGAGGCTCAAATCTCATCCGTGCTGGGCGATGAGGTTACCTTTGTCTGCACCAACGTAGCCGACGAGAAAAAGGGCGAGCAAGTCGTCATGCTCTTTAGCGGCGAGATAAGCGAGGAGGATGTGGCCGCACGCATCAGGGCTTCTGCGATACCGTCCATCATGCAGCCTTCAAAGATTTATAAAGTCGATGCCGTACCGGTGCTGGGAACGGGTAAAGTGGACTTTAAATCAAGCAAAAAGCTAGCGGCCGAGCTTGCCTTGGGCGAGGGAAATTTAGGCACGGCGGAGGAAGCTTAA
- a CDS encoding MerR family transcriptional regulator produces MSYKMSELCELSQTPKSTILFYVKEGLLPEPVKVKDNVHQYGEETLLMLNFIKYVQSNFHLSLKEVKALTQQKGFSFKRCYEALFDSLDTFMGSNFAQTLSAEQACERLGITETELDKFIKDGFIFMRGGKLTEKEVEILQIVLETQKSERGREILQTYINLAKQTAKIEAECAREIYAKAKDKNAALKLIFDNILILKPYILNFHTFNAYKKENK; encoded by the coding sequence ATGAGCTACAAGATGAGCGAGCTTTGCGAACTCTCGCAAACGCCCAAATCAACGATACTCTTTTACGTCAAAGAGGGGCTTTTGCCCGAGCCCGTGAAGGTAAAAGACAACGTGCATCAATACGGCGAAGAGACGCTTTTGATGCTAAATTTCATCAAATACGTCCAGAGCAACTTCCATCTCAGCCTAAAGGAGGTAAAGGCGCTCACGCAGCAAAAGGGCTTTAGCTTTAAGCGCTGCTACGAGGCGCTTTTTGATTCGCTCGATACCTTTATGGGGTCAAATTTCGCCCAGACGCTAAGCGCCGAGCAGGCGTGCGAGAGGCTGGGTATCACCGAGACCGAGCTGGATAAATTTATAAAGGACGGATTTATCTTTATGCGCGGCGGCAAGCTAACGGAAAAAGAGGTCGAGATCCTGCAAATCGTGCTAGAGACCCAAAAGAGCGAGCGCGGACGGGAAATTTTACAGACTTATATAAATTTAGCCAAGCAAACGGCTAAAATCGAAGCCGAGTGCGCGCGCGAAATTTACGCGAAAGCAAAGGATAAAAACGCGGCTTTAAAGCTCATTTTCGACAATATCTTGATCCTAAAACCGTATATCTTAAATTTTCACACCTTTAATGCCTACAAAAAGGAGAACAAATGA
- a CDS encoding amidohydrolase family protein: MFRDKIYAPNREDFGILVAANGCGVRADFVNLTGERALNLAPNSASSNFHLNLVGKTATNLTGANVANLGLNLSSNLARDKIDANVADFSLNFRRKTAANLMRANLTICGAPSKQDARISLSSNLRAGEIATPKMLGFCQDRANQIYAKDKFDQTSVNLTANEANLSEFSQSEFNETAMRESDSEGLQNSNLTQIKTVDIHSHLLSSEVKFDRFYDKLALAFFAKKFDINRRELIKNGFEGYKSNFARLIKSSNFVQKSVVFGVDAKFDDSGNLVHKDKTVCASNEEVFAFYEQNPNEVVPFFSVNPNRKDALNLIEKYHKMGFKGGKLLHSYWETDLNDKRYEPYFRLLSELRLPLVIHVGDENSLASNKALESIEQLKSPLNLGCRIVCAHMGASNDGALSMFSRDPEKLGANYFTLLGWLREFDGLYADVSALLCINKARILPHLKTQTQIHDKILFGTDFPVPFSVILSSYDLPFRERLALNRIQNPLDRYVRAMSLYFGENSLIFSNYKKILGKI; encoded by the coding sequence ATGTTTCGAGATAAAATTTATGCGCCAAACCGCGAAGATTTCGGCATTTTAGTGGCGGCAAACGGGTGCGGTGTGCGGGCGGATTTTGTAAATTTGACGGGCGAGAGGGCTTTAAATTTGGCGCCAAATTCGGCGAGTTCGAATTTTCATTTAAATTTAGTCGGCAAAACGGCGACGAATTTGACGGGCGCAAATGTCGCAAATCTTGGTTTAAATTTGAGCTCAAATTTAGCGCGCGACAAAATCGACGCAAACGTCGCCGACTTTAGTTTAAATTTTAGGCGCAAGACAGCGGCGAATTTAATGCGAGCAAATTTAACCATATGCGGCGCACCGTCAAAGCAGGACGCACGGATAAGTTTAAGCTCAAATCTAAGAGCGGGCGAGATAGCTACGCCAAAAATGCTCGGGTTTTGCCAAGATAGGGCAAATCAAATTTACGCCAAAGATAAATTTGACCAAACGAGCGTAAATTTGACGGCAAACGAAGCGAATTTAAGCGAATTTTCGCAGAGCGAATTTAACGAAACCGCTATGCGGGAGAGCGACTCGGAGGGCCTACAAAACTCAAATTTAACGCAGATAAAAACCGTCGATATCCACTCGCATCTGCTTAGTAGCGAAGTGAAATTCGACCGATTTTACGACAAACTAGCGCTTGCATTTTTCGCTAAAAAATTTGACATAAACAGGCGCGAGCTTATTAAAAACGGCTTTGAGGGCTACAAAAGCAACTTCGCGCGGCTGATTAAAAGCTCGAATTTCGTCCAAAAATCCGTAGTTTTCGGCGTCGATGCGAAATTTGACGATAGCGGAAATCTCGTGCATAAGGACAAAACCGTCTGCGCCTCAAACGAGGAGGTTTTTGCCTTTTACGAGCAAAATCCAAACGAGGTCGTGCCGTTTTTTAGCGTAAATCCAAACCGCAAAGACGCGCTAAATTTGATCGAAAAGTACCACAAAATGGGCTTTAAAGGCGGCAAGCTGCTGCACTCATACTGGGAGACGGATCTAAACGACAAGCGCTATGAGCCCTATTTTAGGCTACTTAGCGAGCTTAGGCTGCCGCTGGTGATCCACGTGGGCGACGAAAACTCGCTCGCCTCAAACAAGGCACTTGAGAGCATCGAGCAGCTAAAATCGCCGCTAAATCTAGGCTGCCGCATCGTCTGCGCACACATGGGCGCCTCAAACGACGGCGCTTTGTCCATGTTTTCGCGCGATCCGGAGAAACTGGGCGCAAACTACTTCACGCTGCTTGGTTGGCTGCGCGAATTCGACGGGCTTTACGCCGATGTTTCGGCGCTGCTTTGCATAAACAAGGCCCGCATCCTGCCGCACCTAAAAACCCAAACGCAAATCCACGACAAAATCCTTTTCGGCACCGATTTTCCCGTGCCTTTTAGCGTGATTTTAAGCAGCTACGACCTGCCGTTTCGCGAGCGACTGGCGCTAAACCGCATCCAAAATCCGCTCGATCGATACGTGCGCGCGATGAGTTTGTATTTTGGCGAAAACTCGCTTATTTTTAGCAATTATAAAAAGATTTTGGGGAAAATTTAA
- a CDS encoding TPM domain-containing protein translates to MKRILTNILYVVIALALGLLLVDIPDEEKELQKISDQSNSSALTDRAVDQAGVPSPVAKEKKAPQKIADQLNFPALTGRVVDQAGILSPAVKAELETALAARENNTTNQVVVVTLKTLGGVNISGYSLELGRYWGIGQKDKNNGVLLVVAPNDRQAHIEVGHGLEGTLTDAFGETIIDNYIVPELTKGDVEGGIKIGAQKIVALLEGDENVKKDIEKLSEFPIEGYVMLFSALLIFVRNMFGIIGQACAIIGVSAFTGGAISLWAAPRLGIEDFAARGGITAALSAILLGIALRNMLAKYKNDAGDEGVEDNEYDGPDGDDKGFKGGGGSFGGGGASGRW, encoded by the coding sequence ATGAAACGCATTTTAACTAATATTTTATATGTCGTTATTGCGCTGGCTTTGGGACTTTTGCTGGTGGATATCCCGGATGAGGAAAAGGAGCTTCAAAAAATCTCCGACCAGTCGAATTCCTCAGCATTAACGGATAGAGCGGTCGATCAAGCAGGCGTACCGAGTCCGGTCGCAAAAGAGAAAAAGGCGCCGCAAAAGATCGCAGATCAGCTAAATTTCCCCGCCCTAACCGGTAGGGTAGTCGATCAAGCAGGTATCCTAAGCCCAGCCGTTAAAGCGGAGCTAGAGACCGCACTGGCCGCTCGCGAAAACAACACGACCAATCAGGTCGTAGTAGTTACCCTAAAAACTCTCGGCGGAGTGAATATCAGCGGCTATTCTTTGGAGTTAGGCAGATACTGGGGCATCGGACAAAAAGATAAAAATAACGGCGTATTGCTAGTAGTGGCACCAAACGATAGGCAGGCGCATATAGAGGTCGGACATGGTCTAGAGGGCACGCTAACGGACGCTTTCGGCGAAACCATCATCGATAATTACATCGTTCCCGAGCTTACAAAAGGCGACGTAGAGGGCGGCATAAAGATAGGTGCGCAAAAGATAGTCGCGCTGCTTGAGGGCGACGAGAACGTCAAAAAAGATATAGAAAAATTAAGCGAATTTCCGATAGAAGGCTATGTGATGTTATTTAGCGCGCTGCTGATATTCGTTAGAAATATGTTCGGCATAATCGGACAAGCGTGCGCTATTATCGGAGTTAGCGCATTTACTGGCGGCGCTATTTCGCTTTGGGCCGCGCCAAGATTGGGCATCGAGGATTTCGCCGCCAGAGGCGGTATAACGGCTGCGCTTTCTGCGATACTTCTTGGCATAGCTTTAAGAAACATGCTGGCTAAGTACAAGAATGACGCTGGTGATGAGGGCGTCGAAGACAACGAATACGACGGTCCGGACGGAGACGACAAAGGCTTTAAAGGCGGAGGCGGAAGCTTTGGCGGAGGCGGAGCCAGCGGCAGATGGTAG
- a CDS encoding TPM domain-containing protein, with product MKRILSALFCVFTLVLGLLAVNLSAADNAAEQNASAKETPSKESSKSPALTGRLVDQAGILSPAVKAELETALAAHENNTTNQVVVVTLESLNGANIEEYSLELGRRWGIGQKGKDNGVLLVVAPNDKQIRIEVGYGLEGILTDALSSNIINYYIIPEFKKGDIQNGIKIGTQKIIALLEGDESAKKEVEAQADYEPLEAAALMTGIITLITSGFFGILATRIGLSLLLSGIISLFVNLGFEISDLAGRFAVVLGLFALFFYLTRNMKAGGKGSRGSDYSGSSSSSSSGGGGRSSGGGFSGGGGSFGGGGAGGRW from the coding sequence TGCTTTATTTTGCGTTTTTACGCTTGTTTTAGGGCTTTTGGCGGTAAATTTGTCGGCGGCGGATAATGCCGCCGAGCAAAATGCGTCCGCAAAAGAAACTCCGAGTAAAGAAAGCTCGAAATCCCCCGCCCTAACCGGCAGGCTAGTCGATCAAGCAGGCATCCTAAGCCCAGCCGTTAAGGCAGAGCTAGAGACCGCACTGGCCGCTCACGAAAACAACACCACAAATCAGGTCGTAGTCGTGACGCTAGAGTCTTTAAACGGCGCTAACATCGAAGAGTACTCTTTAGAGCTAGGTAGACGCTGGGGTATAGGACAAAAAGGTAAAGATAACGGAGTGCTGTTGGTAGTAGCTCCAAACGACAAACAAATACGTATAGAAGTAGGATACGGCCTAGAAGGCATCCTAACCGACGCTCTTAGCAGCAATATCATAAACTACTATATCATCCCCGAATTTAAAAAAGGTGATATCCAAAACGGTATAAAGATAGGCACGCAAAAGATCATTGCGCTGCTTGAGGGGGATGAAAGTGCGAAAAAGGAGGTAGAGGCCCAAGCCGACTACGAGCCGCTCGAGGCGGCCGCCTTGATGACCGGCATTATAACTCTCATCACATCCGGTTTTTTCGGCATTCTAGCCACGCGTATCGGCCTTAGTCTCTTGCTTTCGGGCATTATCAGCCTTTTTGTGAATTTAGGCTTTGAGATAAGCGATCTAGCCGGCCGATTTGCGGTAGTGCTAGGACTTTTTGCGTTATTTTTCTACTTAACGCGAAATATGAAAGCCGGCGGCAAAGGCTCACGCGGTAGCGATTACTCGGGGAGCTCTAGCAGTAGCAGCTCTGGCGGAGGCGGTAGAAGCTCGGGCGGCGGATTTAGCGGAGGGGGCGGAAGCTTTGGCGGAGGCGGAGCTGGCGGCAGATGGTAG